The following DNA comes from Methanomassiliicoccales archaeon LGM-DZ1.
CCGCATCCAGGACGGGATTGACGTCCAGGACCTTGGTCCGCACATCCTGCATACAGACGACGCCGAGGTATGGGGATTCCTCTCCCGCTTCACCGATTTCAATGCCTACCTGCACCGCGTGAAGGGAATCATTGGGGGGTCCGAGGTCCCGCTCCCGTTCAACACCGACAGCCTCCGCATCTGCTTCCCCCCGACTGCCGCCGGCGAGATCGAGAAGAAGCTCGTGAACGCCTACGGGGTCGGAGCACGCGTCCCCGTAGATGAACTGAAGAAGAGCGATGACAGGGACATTAGGACGCTCGCTGCATTCCTCGAGAGGAGATGCACGCCGGATGGCGGGGGGCAGGTGCCTGCCGGTCTCTGCGGGGCGGCCGACCGCGGGATCGTGATAGTCTCCCGCGAACCTGGATGCTACGGCGAGAAGTACCAGGGAGTGCCCGTCGGGGCTTTCAACAACACCCGCAGGGGAACGGTGCTTGGAGGATATTCTGCGATGGTACGCAACATGCTCGACATGCCGAACGTGAAGGTATGCCTCGGGACTCCGTTCGACCCTGATTCCGCCGATGACTATGACAGGATATTCTACACAGGCAGCGCCGACGGGCTGCTGGATTACCGTTTCGGACGCCTCCCGTATCGTTCAAGGCGCTTCGTCTTCGAGACCCATCTCAGGGAGCATGTTCTGGACAACGCCGTCATCGAATACCCTGAGAATTATGACTTCGAGAGAATCCACGAGTTCAAGTACTACCTGGGCACGAAGACCCAGACCACCATGACTGCGAAAGAGTACCCTGACGAGTACGTCCCCGGCAAGAACGAACCGTGCTTCACCATCCCGTCAGCTGAGAGCGTGGCCCTTCACAGAAAGTATGCAGAGGCGGCCGCTTCGGAATTCCCTAACCTGAAACTCCTGGGAAGGCTTGGAGACTACAGGGACTACAGCATCGGCGAGGCGGTCTCCAGGTCCATCTCAGTGTTCAGGGAGGAGTTCGGACCTGAGCTCCCGGAGATCAGGAACCACAAATCGAGCAGGACCGCCGGCAGCAAGACGCCCACCGTGATGTACCTGGGGTATTGAGATGGCAGGCTCAAACGTGAAGAAGGCGCCGACCGGGACCGTGATGGTCACCGGAGGCTGCGGATACATCGGCTCCCACTGCGTCCTGGCACTTCTCGAGAAAGGCTATGATGTGGTATCTTTCGACAATTTCTCAACAGGGCACAGGGAGATCTCAGACAGGATCACATCATTCTCCGACGATTTAGCAGGAAGATACCTGGGGGCTTTCGAAGGCGACCTTAACAGCCCATCTGATCTGGAGATGGCGTTCTCCGAGCACCATCCGTCAGCCGTCATCCACTTCGCGGCCCTCTCCCGCGTCGAGGAATCCATGCAGGACCCGGCGAGATACTACAGGAACAACGTGTGCGGGACGATGAACCTCCTGGATGCGATGAGGGAGAACCGCATCGACAAGATCGTGTTCTCGAGCACCGCCGCGACCTACGGGGAGCCGAACTACGTGCCCATCGACGAGAAGCATCCCTAGGTTCCCATCAACCCATACGGCAACACCAAACTGGCCATCGAGCGCATGATGGACGACTACGGGAAGGCCTACGGGATCCGCAGCGTCAGGCTCAGGTACTTCAACGTCGCCGGGGCCGATTCGAGGCTGAGGACGGGGGAGTGGCACGCCAATGAGTCGCACCTGATCCCCAGGATACTGATCTCAGTCTCTTCCGGAAAGCCGTTCAGGTTCTTCGGGACCGACTACCCCACACCTGACGGGACCTGCATAAGAGACTATGTCAACGTAGAGGACCTTGCGGACGCTCACCTTCTGGCACTGTCCCATCTGGAGAAAGGCGGTGACACTGATTTCTTCAACCTCGGCACGGGCGAGGGTTCCTCCGTGAAGAACGTGTACGACGCATGCTGCAGGGTCCTGGGCATCGACATCCCCTGCACATTCGAGGCCCGCCGTCCCGGGGATCCCGCAAAACTGGTGGCCGACAGCTCGAAGGCCAGGAATGTCCTAGGATGGAGGCCCTCCAGGACGCTGGATGACAGCATCCGCACTGCGTGGGAATGGGAGAAGAAGAGAAGGGAACTTTTCAGCTGAAGAAAGAACATTATAATCGATGTGCTCCGACTTATTCAGCCTCTAATGCTGAGTTCGGCAGTGTAATTGTCGCCGCGCGGCATCCCGATCCCCTTGGAATCCGAATCACCGTTCACCATATTCCGAGCACTGAGTCGACTGAAACTGCCCACGCGGCCACCGTCTCAGGATCAGAACCGACCTACACGTCGAAACCGGCAGCCGACAATCCGAGAGAAGCCGAATCGAATCTACCTACCTCATCTGATCCTACGCAGACAGTCACCTGAATGTCCCGGACTGCATTCTCCATTGACAGAGACTGAAACGGCTGCCGTCCTATCATCCGATCGTTCAGAAGCGTAAAGATAAACTGCTCCAACTGCAGATGCCATCGCGAAAATCGCGATCACGTCAATCGCGGCTGTGATGGAGTTTCACCGTTTCTCGCCCCTGCCCTTGAACACGCCCTTTATCCTCGACTTGATGTCGGTGATGGGGTCGACGTTGCAGGGATCGACACTGTGCAGAGAGGCCAGATATAGAGACACATGGTCCCCAAACATGATGCCGTAGATCATCCGCTCCAGCTGGGTATCGCCGCGGGTCTCGATGTACTTCGGTTCCAGCCCGCGGGTCTTCAACAGGTCCGACGTTGCGTGGACGATGTCGTTGATGTACTCCAGAGAATCATCGTTGATGATGATCGGGACGAAATCGAACCTCTTGTTGTCATCGTACCAGCCGACGACCTCGTTGTGATTGAACTCAGGCATCACTCCGGAGAATGCCACCATCTTCGAGTTCTCGTTGAGCTGGTTCTTCATCCTGACGGCAATCGACTCCATGTCCGGCGTCCCATAGACAACTGGTACCTTCCCATCGACGGCTTCTGCCAGCCTCCAGGCTTCCCCTTCGCCGTCCTCGATGTCCTCCTGATAGCGGCGGAGACGTGGGATCATCCCTCTGATCTCATCCCTCACGGCGGGTCCGCCGGCATCCTCGATGATGGCCCCCAGAGTGCCGATGAACCACCCGATGGCGCTGCGAGGCTGCATCTTCTTGCCGTTAATCATTACCAATGGATTGCCGTTCTTCCTGGTAAGCTCCAGAAGATCGCCGCCATGTGTCACCGAGACCACATCGAGGCCCATGTCGATGGCCTTCTCGTACATGTAGAGCGTCTCAGCCGTGTTGCCCGAGTAACTGCAGGCCACCAGCAGGGTGTTCTCCTTGTTGATCCACGAAGGCAGCGACATAGTCTTCACGATGTCCACCGACACCGGAGACTTGTAGTACATCGAATCAGCGTAGATCCTCCCGCCGATAGCAGATGCGCCCATTCCGCAGATGAGGATGTGAGAATACTTTCTCTTAAGACCTGTCTTAGAGGAAACGGCCTCTTCGAGGTCGTCAACGAAACCCGAGACCTCCGACGACATTTCGTTGAGTTGCTCAGTTGAAAAATCCATCTTGCGGGCCATAGCCATCCTCTAATTATAAGTGATAATGAGTACCTTAATAAAACGTTTATCTAACTTAATAAGGTTATTCGAAACTCGCATTCGATCTCAGTATTTGCAGGGACATGGCCAGAGACCCACCCTAGAATTATTTGCTTAGGCGCCTTGTTCTTCTCCGCTTCGCCAAGGCATTGTACGCCCTGACCGCAACCTTGTAGGCGGCCAGCCTGGGGAGGTCGGTCCACCTGACGATGAGGTGACGTGTGATTACGTGGCGGGTGTCCACGGCCCACTTCATCCCAGAAAGAGTGCATGGGTCGTTCCCGTGTTCCTCCGCTATGAGGACATCCAACCAAGAGTCCATGATGTGCCAGTCTATCCTGGGAACCCTCTGCCCGAACACATCCTTCCAGAGCTTTACGCAGTCCATGATGCCCGCTTCGATCTGCGGAAACGCTTCCTCCCTGATCCGTTCGTCCTCCGGGATCTGCGTAGCGGGGACCGGCTCCCCGTCCTCATTGAAGTCGTCCAGCGGAGGCTCGCCGCTGGCCATGAAGAACTCCGTCAGGTTCACGTAGGTCGAGGACAGCTTCTGCTCCGAACGATCGGCATAGCAGGAATGATCCGGGCCGCCCTCCGCGGTCACCGCATAGTAGCACCCTTCCAATTCCGTCCCCCGCATATAATCGGAGAGGTCCCGCTGAGCGGTGAAGCTTTTGGTGGTTGCGTCCACCACGGCGGCAGAAACCGGCGAACCGGCGGCAGATACAATATGCTTGGCACATCTGACGCGCCCCTCGGCGGAAAGCCTGTCCATCTCCTCCCTGTGCTCCTCTGCAAATCTCCTCCAGTCCCTGCGGGAAGCTTCATTAGGGCCGATGATTCCCCTGCGCAGCATGTAGTCCGCCATCGACAGAACGGCATCCCTGCGCTCCCAATTAGGAGAGCCGAATATCCTGGCCATCATCCTCGATGTGTGCAGATATGCATGAGCACGTCCCCCGTAAAGGGTCTCCCAGGAACGCATGGGCATATACCCGTCCCTCGACAGGAACAGAAGCTCTTCCGCTTTCTGCGTATGTTCCACGATGAACCTGGCGAAGACCGCGTTCATCGGTCCACCGAACCTGCGCGAGACCTTGTGCATATAGGCCTCATCCTTATCTGAGCTGGATTCAGAAAGCATGTCCATAGCGGCTACGGCCGATGCCTGCCAACAAGGGTTCTTTTCAGCAAACCGAGCCTCAGACCTGTGCCGAGACAGGTACCTTTCCGTCATGGGGATCCAGCGAACGGCGTCCATTCCCAGTGCAGCTGACGAACCGATGTCCGCGTTCGGACCGTCGCCTATTACGGCCACACTATGCGGAGAAAGACCCAGATAAGCCAGGACATTCTTCCACAGGCCGTTCCTCTTGGAGATCTTCTCCTCGCAGGAGACGAACAGCCTCTCCCATCCCGAGTAACCGCAATGCTCCAGAATATCTGATATCGTGCCAGATGACAAGTACATGTCAGAAACAAGCACAATCCTCTTCCCTGAGGACCTGGCTCTTTCGAACAGATTCTTTGCCTCAGGATCAGCGAAAGAGAGCGAGACCTCTGCCCGGATCTCCTCCTTCATCATCCGGGCGTACATCGAATCCATGCTGGAATAGATCCCTTCCAACCTGGTCTCCCTGTCCTTCTCTCTGGCCTTCCTCTCTGCCTTGACCCTTGCCTCGGCGAAGCCTGGAGCGGAGAACTCATCCTCCAGATACCCGAATAGATCCCGAGGCTCAAGGAAAGGCCTGCAGGTCAGCGTTCCGAAGACATCGAAGGCGACGGCCTCAGCGCCTTCGACAGCCTTGTCCGGGGAGCTGACCATGTTCCTCGCTCGGACTGTGCCAGGTCCTTGAGGAAGCTGTAGTATGCCGTCTCCTTGAACCTGGAGACCCACTGGAGGAGCTGCTTCTTGGTGATGTAGCCCCTGCTGAGGGCGACCTGCTCCGGGCATCCTACAAGGGCGCGCCCGTTCTTCTCGGCATCGTGGACGTAGTTCCCGGCCGACAGCATGGTGTCGAAGGTTCCGGTGTCCGCCCAGGTGACCTCGTCCGGCAGGGATATCGCGCGGAGCTTCCCTGCCTGCATGTAGAGCCTGTTCAGGTCGGTTATCTCGAGCTCTCCGCGCTGCGACGGCCTGAGCTGCTTGGCGTACTTCACTGCATCCCGGTCGTAGAAGTACAGCCCCGTGACGGCCATGTCAGACTTCGGCTCAGCAGGCTTCTCCTCGAGGGAGACGACCTTGCCGTCAGCATCGAACTCCGCGACGCCGAACCTCTCCGGGTCGCTGACCTTCTTGCAGAACACTGTGGCGCCGTCGTTCGACATCGCCTCGGCCAGAAGCTCATCCATCTCGTCCCCGCAGAATATGTTGTCGCCGAGGGCGAGGGCGACGCTTCCCCCTCCGATGAACTTCTCGCCTATCAGGAAAGCATCGGCGATGCCGCGCAGGGTCTTCTGGACCGCGAACTTTATCTTGATCCCGAACTGGGACCCGTCGCCGAGGAGCCGTTTGAAATACGCTCTGTCCTCCTTGCTGACGATCACCAGAATCTCGGTTATCCCCGCGCTCATCAGCGCGGAAAGCGGATAGTAGATCATGGGTTTGTCGTAGATCGGCAGCAGGATCTTCGAGATGTGCTGGCTGGCCGGATAGAGACGGGTGCCCCTGCCGGCTGCCATTATTATTCCCTTCATAACCGCCGTTCCCCACGTTCATTAGTTATAAAAAGGTGCCAGTCACAAAGACGTTATTTCCGCCGATTGTACGTCGATAGCCGTACATAGCGCACGCGCCCTAACGGATGCGCCCTGAACTGAAGCAAATGCTTTTATCAGACGAGCGAATCCAAGTGTTCAACCCGTGGCTGTGGGGCTGTGGGGTAGCTTGGTATCCTTGTAGGTTCGGGACCTATTGACCCCGGTTCAAATCCGGGCAGCCCCACTCGGATCGCGTTCATATCCGGCGCCTGCGGTGTTTTTGGATTTGGCCTGTCTTTTCGAACCGTGCACAGACTTGCCCCGTCATGCACCGCCGATCATGCGCCGGCATCTGGGTCACTGTATGGATGATGCATCTATCGGGCCGTCGATGATGCCTGCGCCCCCTATCGAGCGCATCAGCACGGTCCTCGCGGCGTCATGGCTGGCCCGGCCGCCGTTGGATGCGGAGTAATGCATGAGGACGCGGCAGGGGATTCCCTTCTCGAAAAGGTCCTCGGCGTTCTTCAGGATGCAGCAATCGGTGTCGAAGCCTGCTATGTATACAGTTCCTACTCTGCGCTCCTTCAGGAGTGCCAGCAGCCTGCCGTCCGCCGCCGTGTAGAGATGTTTCTCGATGATGAAGTCCGCCCTGTCCTCGACGAAGTCCAGAAGATCCGTGTCGGGCGGGGACGCCATCCCCGTCCAGCCCATGAGCTCCCGGTAAGGGGACCCCGGGACGTTGACGAACTTCGTCGCTATGACCGTCCCGAACGGAAGCTCCAGAAGCTCCCTGATGCGCGGGACGGCATGCTCGGTCTCCGCCGAGACGAAGCCCCGCTGCACATCGATCAGCAGCAGGGCGGCGCCGGTCAATCGGAGGCCTCCGGCGGATGGGCGTCGCACCAGAGACGCGCCCTCCTGCACAGGTACCCGACGATCATCAGGAACACGATGCCGATCATGACTGGCCTTATGATGTACCAGAGGGAGTCGTAGTTGCTGAACACCATGGTCAGGGCGGTGGCGCCCCCGGGAGGGTGGATGGTGTCAGTGCAGACCATGACGATGATGGCGATCGCGACGGCGGCCGCAATCGAGTACCATTCGATGCCCATGAGGATCACGCACATGGCACCGATGAAAGCTG
Coding sequences within:
- a CDS encoding bifunctional phosphoglucose/phosphomannose isomerase translates to MDFSTEQLNEMSSEVSGFVDDLEEAVSSKTGLKRKYSHILICGMGASAIGGRIYADSMYYKSPVSVDIVKTMSLPSWINKENTLLVACSYSGNTAETLYMYEKAIDMGLDVVSVTHGGDLLELTRKNGNPLVMINGKKMQPRSAIGWFIGTLGAIIEDAGGPAVRDEIRGMIPRLRRYQEDIEDGEGEAWRLAEAVDGKVPVVYGTPDMESIAVRMKNQLNENSKMVAFSGVMPEFNHNEVVGWYDDNKRFDFVPIIINDDSLEYINDIVHATSDLLKTRGLEPKYIETRGDTQLERMIYGIMFGDHVSLYLASLHSVDPCNVDPITDIKSRIKGVFKGRGEKR
- a CDS encoding HPP family protein, producing MSKLQGYFHPTEKDPRKLQITFIGAFVGIAVTAWADLEFNDPYLVTSFGATAVLVFAVPDGPLSKPKNVFFGHLFSAFIGAMCVILMGIEWYSIAAAVAIAIIVMVCTDTIHPPGGATALTMVFSNYDSLWYIIRPVMIGIVFLMIVGYLCRRARLWCDAHPPEASD
- a CDS encoding NAD(P)-binding protein — translated: MDKEIGRPMSGRRYLVVGAGISGSTIARLMAGREPDSSITVIDSSDRIAGACSDRIQDGIDVQDLGPHILHTDDAEVWGFLSRFTDFNAYLHRVKGIIGGSEVPLPFNTDSLRICFPPTAAGEIEKKLVNAYGVGARVPVDELKKSDDRDIRTLAAFLERRCTPDGGGQVPAGLCGAADRGIVIVSREPGCYGEKYQGVPVGAFNNTRRGTVLGGYSAMVRNMLDMPNVKVCLGTPFDPDSADDYDRIFYTGSADGLLDYRFGRLPYRSRRFVFETHLREHVLDNAVIEYPENYDFERIHEFKYYLGTKTQTTMTAKEYPDEYVPGKNEPCFTIPSAESVALHRKYAEAAASEFPNLKLLGRLGDYRDYSIGEAVSRSISVFREEFGPELPEIRNHKSSRTAGSKTPTVMYLGY
- the rfbA gene encoding glucose-1-phosphate thymidylyltransferase RfbA yields the protein MAAGRGTRLYPASQHISKILLPIYDKPMIYYPLSALMSAGITEILVIVSKEDRAYFKRLLGDGSQFGIKIKFAVQKTLRGIADAFLIGEKFIGGGSVALALGDNIFCGDEMDELLAEAMSNDGATVFCKKVSDPERFGVAEFDADGKVVSLEEKPAEPKSDMAVTGLYFYDRDAVKYAKQLRPSQRGELEITDLNRLYMQAGKLRAISLPDEVTWADTGTFDTMLSAGNYVHDAEKNGRALVGCPEQVALSRGYITKKQLLQWVSRFKETAYYSFLKDLAQSERGTWSAPRTRLSKALRPSPSMSSER
- a CDS encoding isochorismatase family protein, whose protein sequence is MTGAALLLIDVQRGFVSAETEHAVPRIRELLELPFGTVIATKFVNVPGSPYRELMGWTGMASPPDTDLLDFVEDRADFIIEKHLYTAADGRLLALLKERRVGTVYIAGFDTDCCILKNAEDLFEKGIPCRVLMHYSASNGGRASHDAARTVLMRSIGGAGIIDGPIDASSIQ